A genomic segment from Amphiprion ocellaris isolate individual 3 ecotype Okinawa chromosome 17, ASM2253959v1, whole genome shotgun sequence encodes:
- the marveld2a gene encoding MARVEL domain-containing protein 2: MSYGGGFYGRTERVRQAPHYDQVPQGSLPRADSYDLQPLREQRAPHLAQSADPLPPPPLPDQPPVGPEFDPSGSEDNVDPDPDPAIDIKPVHRFIPDSWKNFFRGSNRSSSKTWSMPASSYNNNNSTTEGVRCSPPHSPSIPGSYRDHYGGSGGSYNSRKELLEARDGHESVSGRTHHTGLTYSERVEEYHQRYAYMKSWPGLLRILGCVELLLGAAVFACVCAYIHKDNEWFNMFGYSSPGGAYGGGLYGANTGGYYYTGPKTPFVLVVAGLAWLVTVIVLVLGMTMYYRTILLDSSWWPLTEFVINLALAVLYMAAGIVYVRDTTRGGLCSYPVFNNGINGAFCRTEAGQTAAIIFLFVTMVVYLIGAIVCLKLWRHEAARRYREQYGHEMQPSDIRAGRSLMVPVSDPAPRTPEQVQGSSVIPIQAAPKAAPAKVLQGTIPSGHIPKPVIVPDYIAKYPAIRSDDERDQYRAVFNDQYAEYKELHADVQATLKKFDEMDGMMRTLPQHPTSQMEVDRINRILQDYQRKKNDPTFLEKKERCEYLKSKLSHIKQRIQEYDKVMEWNDGYS, translated from the exons ATGTCCTATGGAGGAGGTTTTTACGGACGCACTGAGCGTGTCCGCCAGGCGCCCCACTATGACCAGGTTCCCCAAGGCTCGCTACCCCGAGCAGATTCCTACGACCTGCAGCCACTGAGGGAGCAGCGAGCGCCTCATCTCGCTCAGAGCGCTGACCCTCTTCCACCTCCGCCGCTGCCTGACCAGCCTCCCGTGGGCCCTGAGTTTGATCCCAGTGGCAGCGAGGACAATGTAGACCCAGACCCCGACCCTGCCATCGACATCAAACCGGTCCACCGCTTCATCCCCGACTCCTGGAAGAACTTCTTCAGAGGTAGCAaccgcagcagcagcaagacGTGGTCCATGCCTGCCTCCtcatacaacaacaacaacagcaccaCCGAGGGAGTGCGCTGCTCCCCCCCACATTCCCCCTCCATTCCCGGATCATACCGGGATCACTATGGCGGCTCAGGTGGCAGCTACAACTCACGCAAGGAGCTTCTGGAAGCACGGGATGGCCATGAGTCCGTGTCAGGGCGCACCCATCACACCGGTCTGACCTACAGCGAGCGAGTGGAGGAGTACCATCAACGCTACGCCTACATGAAGTCGTGGCCGGGGCTGCTGAGGATTCTGGGCTgcgtggagctgctgctgggagCAGCTGTGTTCGCCTGCGTCTGTGCGTACATCCACAAAGACAACGAGTGGTTCAATATGTTTGGATACTCGTCTCCTGGAGGAGCGTACGGAGGAGGTTTATACGGTGCCAACACAGGTGGATACTACTACACTGGCCCCAAAACACCGTTTGTCCTGGTGGTGGCAGGGCTGGCCTGGCTCGTGACTGTGATTGTATTAGTGCTGGGAATGACCATGTACTACCGCACCATCCTGCTGGACTCCTCTTGGTGGCCTCTGACTGAGTTCGTCATTAACCTGGCTCTGGCGGTGCTCTACATGGCAGCGG GCATAGTCTATGTCCGAGACACGACTCGCGGAGGACTCTGCTCCTACCCAGTCTTCAACAACGGCATCAATGGAGCGTTCTGCAGGACGGAAGCAGGCCAGACGGCTGCTATTATCTTCCTGTTCGTCACCATGGTTGTGTATCTGATTGGAGCCATCGTGTGTCTCAAGCTGTGGAGGCATGAAGCTGCTCGCAGATACCGGGAACAGTACGGTCACGAG ATGCAGCCGTCTGACATTCGAGCTGGACGGTCACTG atgGTCCCAGTTTCTGATCCAGCTCCCAGAACTCCAGAGCAGGTTCAGGGCTCCTCAGTCATTCCCATCCAAGCTGCACCAAAAGCTGCTCCTGCAAAGGTTTTACAGGGAACTATACCATCAGGACACATTCCAAAGCCTGTTATTGTCCCAGACTACATTGC TAAGTACCCAGCGATCCGGTCAGATGACGAGCGGGACCAGTACCGAGCTGTGTTCAATGACCAGTACGCAGAGTACAAAGAGCTGCATGCAGATGTGCAGGCAACCCTTAAGAAGTTTGACGAGATGGACGGCATGATGCGCACTCTGCCTCAGCACCCCACCAGCCAGATG GAGGTGGATCGCATCAACAGAATCCTGCAGGACTACCAGAGGAAGAAGAAC GACCCCACTTTCCTGGAGAAGAAGGAGCGCTGTGAGTATCTGAAGAGCAAACTGTCGCACATCAAGCAGAGGATCCAGGAATATGATAAAGTCATGGAGTGGAACGACGGATACAGCTGA